From one uncultured Paludibacter sp. genomic stretch:
- a CDS encoding O-methyltransferase family 3 — MNLDDYILSHSDKEPDYLSKINRDTHVKMINPRMCSGHYQGRVLSMFCKMIQPKRVLEIGTFTGYSALCIAESLPENGILHTIEIDDELEDFILENFQSSPFANKIKLHIGKALEIIPALDEMFDLVFIDADKREYWDYFELVLPKVKXGGFIIADNTLWDGKVLEKVHPNDKQTVEIIRFNDLIAKDNRVERVILPIRDGLTIIRKL; from the coding sequence ATGAATCTTGACGATTACATACTTTCTCACTCTGACAAGGAACCTGATTATTTATCAAAAATCAATCGGGATACGCACGTGAAAATGATAAATCCGCGCATGTGTTCCGGTCATTATCAGGGGCGCGTTTTGAGTATGTTTTGCAAGATGATTCAGCCAAAGCGAGTATTGGAAATAGGAACATTTACCGGATATTCTGCGCTTTGTATCGCAGAATCGCTACCTGAAAATGGGATTTTACATACCATAGAGATTGACGATGAGTTAGAAGATTTTATTTTGGAAAATTTCCAATCTTCGCCTTTTGCAAATAAAATTAAATTACACATCGGAAAAGCATTGGAAATTATTCCCGCACTGGATGAAATGTTCGATTTAGTGTTTATAGATGCTGATAAAAGGGAATATTGGGATTATTTTGAATTGGTGCTGCCAAAAGTGAAANAAGGCGGTTTTATTATTGCAGATAATACGCTTTGGGACGGGAAAGTGTTGGAAAAAGTTCATCCCAACGATAAACAAACCGTTGAAATTATTCGTTTTAATGATTTAATTGCTAAAGATAACCGCGTAGAACGAGTAATTTTACCGATAAGAGATGGATTGACGATAATTAGAAAATTGTAA
- a CDS encoding Acyl-CoA thioester hydrolase, YbgC/YbaW family, whose amino-acid sequence MYIYELDFKVRDYECDLQGIVNNSNYQRYYEHTRHEFLLERGVSFADLHNEGIDAVVARIEIAFKVPLKSRDEFISKLYVSKDGVKYIFHQAIYRKSDNKLCSTAKVTTVVTINGKLTADFELFDKLCEDSKSLKPNS is encoded by the coding sequence ATGTATATTTACGAATTAGATTTTAAAGTGCGCGATTATGAGTGTGATTTACAAGGCATTGTGAATAACTCCAATTATCAGCGTTATTATGAACATACCCGCCACGAATTTTTACTTGAGCGCGGCGTAAGTTTCGCCGATTTACATAATGAAGGCATCGATGCAGTTGTAGCGCGAATAGAAATTGCATTTAAAGTGCCTCTGAAATCTCGAGATGAGTTTATTTCCAAGTTGTATGTTTCAAAAGACGGTGTAAAATATATTTTCCATCAGGCAATTTATCGTAAAAGTGATAATAAACTGTGTTCAACTGCAAAAGTAACCACAGTTGTAACAATAAACGGCAAACTTACGGCTGATTTTGAGTTATTTGACAAACTTTGTGAAGATTCGAAAAGTTTAAAACCAAACTCTTAA
- a CDS encoding Endonuclease/exonuclease/phosphatase family protein yields MKKYFFLIFSFLFSAATYSQSSSINVMTFNIRLDVKSDSLNGWQYRKERVAKTVLLNNVDIVGMQEVLHNQLMDIEKALPDYTWIGVGREDGMEAGEYSPIFYNHNKFSEVGSGYFWLSKTPMEAGSKGWDAACTRIATWAKLKDISTGTIFFVLNTHFDHIGEVARRESAKLILEKVNLYTQKKKYPIIVMGDFNSNAQSEAYKTLTDTSNPLYLTDTRMLATKVNGPSWTFHNFGRQPVKERQMIDYIFVNNGIKVLSFDVIDGTQTKEYPSDHNAVMVKVEF; encoded by the coding sequence ATGAAAAAATATTTTTTCCTTATTTTCTCTTTTCTTTTCTCAGCAGCAACTTACTCACAATCTTCGAGCATTAACGTTATGACCTTCAACATTCGTCTTGATGTAAAAAGCGATAGTTTAAATGGCTGGCAATACCGCAAGGAACGTGTCGCTAAAACTGTTTTATTAAATAACGTTGATATTGTCGGGATGCAGGAAGTTCTTCACAATCAATTAATGGATATTGAAAAAGCCTTGCCGGATTATACTTGGATTGGCGTAGGACGTGAAGACGGAATGGAAGCAGGCGAATACAGCCCTATTTTCTATAATCATAATAAATTTTCCGAAGTAGGTTCAGGTTATTTTTGGCTGAGTAAAACACCAATGGAAGCAGGTTCTAAAGGTTGGGATGCGGCTTGTACACGCATTGCAACGTGGGCAAAATTGAAAGATATTTCGACTGGCACTATATTTTTTGTATTAAACACTCATTTTGATCATATTGGAGAAGTCGCACGGAGAGAAAGTGCAAAATTAATTTTAGAAAAGGTGAATTTGTATACCCAAAAGAAAAAATATCCAATAATTGTGATGGGTGATTTTAACTCCAATGCTCAATCCGAAGCATACAAAACATTGACTGACACTTCAAATCCTTTGTATTTAACAGACACTCGTATGCTGGCAACAAAAGTGAACGGACCAAGCTGGACTTTTCATAATTTTGGACGCCAACCCGTGAAAGAAAGGCAGATGATTGATTATATTTTTGTGAATAACGGAATAAAAGTACTTTCTTTTGATGTGATTGATGGAACGCAAACAAAAGAATATCCTTCGGATCATAATGCTGTAATGGTAAAAGTAGAATTTTAA
- a CDS encoding Ferric uptake regulator, Fur family: MKEENTYETIKDIFTQYLIEKKHRKTPERYHILEEIYSHEGHFNAETLYNLMQNRYRVSLATIYNTLELLLDCNLIIKHQFGEQVAQYEKTFGTGIHHHLVCTKCGRVKEFSDKGIRTGIQSKKFANFDPSHYSLYIYGICKKCRDSK, translated from the coding sequence ATGAAAGAAGAAAACACTTACGAAACTATCAAAGATATTTTCACTCAATATCTGATAGAAAAAAAACACAGGAAAACTCCCGAGCGTTACCATATTTTAGAAGAAATATATTCACACGAAGGACACTTTAATGCTGAAACGCTCTATAATTTGATGCAAAACAGATACAGAGTAAGTTTGGCAACCATTTACAATACACTCGAGTTGCTACTGGATTGTAATCTAATCATTAAACATCAGTTTGGAGAACAAGTAGCGCAATACGAAAAAACATTCGGTACCGGCATTCATCATCATTTGGTTTGCACGAAATGCGGAAGAGTAAAAGAATTTTCAGACAAAGGAATACGCACCGGCATTCAAAGTAAAAAATTCGCCAACTTTGACCCTTCGCATTATTCACTTTACATTTATGGAATCTGTAAAAAATGTAGAGATTCCAAATAG
- the ydeP gene encoding Uncharacterized HTH-type transcriptional regulator YdeP has protein sequence MTHDVSIEEVKKCPVQFVLAVNDTINVIKGKWKLPILGSLLFEKKRFTEIQRNIPKITPRMLSKELKELELNGMIIRTVYNTIPVSVEYELTNSGRSINEVLEKMAEWGWKHRQEIISSN, from the coding sequence ATGACGCACGATGTAAGTATTGAAGAAGTAAAAAAATGCCCTGTTCAGTTTGTTCTGGCTGTAAACGACACCATAAATGTGATAAAAGGGAAATGGAAATTGCCGATATTAGGTTCCTTGCTGTTTGAAAAAAAGCGATTTACCGAAATTCAAAGAAACATTCCTAAAATTACGCCAAGAATGTTGAGTAAAGAATTAAAGGAGTTGGAACTAAACGGTATGATTATCAGAACAGTTTATAACACAATCCCGGTTTCGGTAGAATATGAATTGACAAATTCAGGTAGATCTATCAATGAAGTATTGGAAAAAATGGCAGAGTGGGGCTGGAAACACCGACAAGAAATCATTTCTTCTAATTAA
- the ydeQ gene encoding Uncharacterized NAD(P)H oxidoreductase YdeQ — protein sequence MKKLVILTHPNIQESNVNKTWINELKKYPELFDIHALYEVYPDLNFDVQKEQEILLKYDTIIFQFPIHWFSVPFGLKKYIDEVLTYGWAFGPGGDKLKEKKIGFAASTGGPKESYDSFVKLEDLLSFAYVSFQYIGCEIIKTHAFYGASTQPSQETIEENAKEYVKTFA from the coding sequence ATGAAAAAATTAGTAATTCTTACTCATCCCAATATTCAGGAATCGAATGTGAATAAAACATGGATCAATGAGTTGAAAAAATACCCTGAATTGTTTGATATTCACGCCTTGTACGAAGTTTATCCCGATTTGAATTTTGATGTTCAAAAAGAACAAGAAATTTTGTTGAAATATGACACAATCATTTTTCAGTTTCCAATACACTGGTTTAGTGTTCCGTTCGGGCTTAAAAAATATATAGACGAGGTTCTTACATACGGTTGGGCATTTGGTCCCGGAGGTGATAAATTGAAAGAAAAGAAAATTGGTTTTGCTGCTTCTACGGGCGGTCCAAAAGAATCTTACGATAGTTTTGTTAAGTTAGAAGATTTGCTTTCGTTTGCTTATGTTTCATTTCAATACATTGGTTGTGAAATAATTAAGACCCACGCTTTTTACGGTGCGTCAACGCAACCAAGTCAAGAAACAATTGAAGAAAATGCTAAAGAATACGTTAAAACTTTTGCGTAA
- the purA gene encoding Adenylosuccinate synthetase produces the protein MKVDVLLGLQWGDEGKGKVVDVLTPKYDVISRFQGGPNAGHTLEFEGQKFILRSIPSGIFQGDKINVIGNGVVLDPALFKEEVEALEKSGHLLTERLKISKKAHLILPTHRLLDKAYETAKGSGKIGTTGKGIGPTYTDKVSRNGLRVGDIPHNFEEKYKNATQRHMDILKHYEIEYNLPELEKEWFAGIEKLKQFEFIDSENFINDLLKSEKSVLAEGAQGTMLDIDFGSYPFVTSSNTVCAGACTGLGVAPRNIGNVYGIFKAYCTRVGSGPFPTELMDADGDLMRKNGNEFGSVTGRPRRCGWVDLVALKYAIMINGVNQLIMMKSDVLSDFDTIKACVAYKIDGQEVESFPFDLNDGAEPVFVEMEGWKTDLTGIKSEDEFPEELNAYISFLEEELQVPIKIISVGPDREQTIVRYED, from the coding sequence ATGAAAGTAGATGTATTATTAGGTCTTCAATGGGGAGACGAAGGAAAAGGAAAAGTGGTTGACGTACTCACTCCAAAGTACGATGTAATTTCACGTTTTCAAGGAGGACCAAACGCAGGGCATACATTAGAATTTGAAGGACAAAAATTCATATTGCGTTCCATCCCTTCCGGCATTTTTCAGGGAGATAAAATCAACGTGATTGGAAATGGTGTAGTACTTGATCCGGCTCTTTTCAAAGAAGAAGTGGAAGCGCTGGAAAAATCGGGACATCTGCTTACGGAAAGATTAAAAATTTCAAAAAAAGCACATCTCATTCTACCTACACATCGACTACTTGATAAAGCTTATGAAACCGCAAAAGGTAGTGGGAAAATTGGCACTACCGGCAAAGGAATTGGACCAACTTATACTGATAAAGTAAGCCGAAACGGACTTCGCGTGGGCGATATTCCACATAATTTTGAAGAAAAATATAAAAACGCCACCCAACGCCACATGGATATCTTGAAACATTATGAAATTGAATACAATCTGCCAGAGTTGGAAAAAGAATGGTTTGCAGGAATTGAGAAACTGAAACAGTTTGAGTTTATCGATAGCGAAAATTTTATCAATGATTTATTGAAATCTGAGAAATCGGTTTTAGCTGAAGGAGCACAAGGAACAATGTTGGATATTGATTTTGGTTCATATCCGTTTGTAACATCTTCTAATACCGTTTGTGCAGGAGCTTGTACTGGATTGGGTGTGGCTCCGAGAAACATCGGAAACGTATATGGGATTTTCAAAGCATATTGTACACGTGTGGGAAGCGGACCTTTTCCAACAGAATTAATGGATGCTGACGGAGATTTGATGCGCAAAAACGGAAACGAATTCGGTTCGGTTACAGGTCGTCCTCGTCGTTGTGGTTGGGTTGATTTGGTTGCTTTGAAATACGCCATTATGATAAACGGTGTAAATCAGCTAATTATGATGAAAAGTGATGTTTTGAGCGATTTTGACACCATTAAAGCATGCGTTGCCTACAAAATTGACGGACAGGAAGTGGAATCGTTTCCATTTGATTTAAATGATGGAGCCGAACCGGTTTTTGTCGAAATGGAAGGTTGGAAAACAGATTTGACTGGCATTAAAAGTGAAGATGAATTTCCTGAAGAATTAAATGCATATATCAGTTTTCTGGAAGAAGAACTGCAAGTTCCTATCAAAATTATTTCCGTAGGACCTGATAGGGAACAAACTATTGTACGCTATGAAGATTAA
- a CDS encoding Excinuclease ABC C subunit domain protein — translation MKYFVYLLYSESYNRFYKGMTANIEKRLKEQNRGQTFSTKPYKPWKLIYFEEFSNREEARKREKFLKSGQGRDFIKQFEK, via the coding sequence ATGAAATATTTTGTGTACCTCCTTTATAGCGAATCTTATAATCGATTCTACAAAGGTATGACAGCAAATATTGAGAAACGATTGAAAGAGCAAAACAGAGGACAAACGTTTTCAACTAAACCTTACAAACCTTGGAAACTAATTTATTTTGAAGAATTTTCTAATCGGGAAGAAGCAAGAAAACGAGAAAAATTTTTAAAATCAGGACAAGGAAGAGATTTCATCAAACAGTTTGAAAAATAA
- the yitW gene encoding MIP18 family protein YitW — protein sequence MNEFLEKEEKIVKMLRTVFDPEIPVNIYDLGLIYRIEPLDDGTVDIDMTLTAPNCPAVDFIVEDVKMKVESVEGVTKTNVNIVFDPPWDKDMMTEEAKLELGYL from the coding sequence ATGAATGAATTTTTAGAAAAAGAAGAAAAAATAGTCAAAATGCTTCGCACGGTTTTTGACCCTGAAATACCTGTAAATATTTACGATTTAGGACTTATTTATCGTATCGAACCACTTGACGATGGTACTGTTGATATTGATATGACATTGACTGCGCCAAATTGTCCGGCAGTAGATTTTATTGTGGAAGATGTGAAAATGAAGGTAGAAAGTGTGGAAGGTGTTACTAAAACAAATGTGAATATAGTTTTTGACCCGCCTTGGGATAAAGATATGATGACTGAAGAAGCAAAGTTGGAATTAGGATATTTATAA
- the yugP gene encoding putative membrane protease YugP (Evidence 3 : Putative function from multiple computational evidences), which translates to MYEYQHHISYIPYFIFGAIAFISWIVQSSLQSKFKKYSQIPTNKGMTGKQVAEKMLRDNGIYDVQVISTSGQLTDHYNPENKTINLSEPVYATNSVAAAAVAAHETGHAVQHATAYAPLQMRSKLVPVVSIASKWLQWVLLAGIILLQTFPQLLLIGIILFATTTIFSIITLPVEINASQRALVWLETSGITSYDTQNEAKDALKSAAYTYIVAALGSMATLFYYIMIFMGGRRNN; encoded by the coding sequence ATGTACGAATATCAACATCACATTTCTTATATCCCTTATTTTATTTTTGGGGCGATTGCATTTATAAGCTGGATTGTACAATCAAGTTTACAGTCAAAATTCAAAAAGTATTCTCAAATACCAACCAACAAGGGAATGACCGGTAAGCAAGTGGCAGAAAAAATGCTTCGTGATAATGGAATTTATGACGTACAGGTAATTTCCACCTCAGGACAACTTACCGATCACTACAATCCAGAAAATAAAACCATTAATTTAAGCGAACCCGTTTATGCTACAAATAGTGTGGCTGCAGCTGCCGTTGCCGCTCACGAAACAGGACATGCCGTACAACATGCCACAGCTTATGCTCCACTTCAAATGCGGTCGAAACTCGTTCCCGTAGTAAGTATTGCCTCAAAGTGGTTACAATGGGTATTGCTGGCAGGTATTATATTATTACAAACTTTTCCTCAACTCTTATTAATAGGAATCATATTATTTGCCACCACTACTATTTTTAGTATCATAACACTTCCGGTAGAAATTAACGCCAGCCAACGTGCTTTAGTTTGGCTCGAAACATCCGGAATTACGAGCTATGACACACAAAACGAAGCAAAAGACGCTCTGAAATCTGCAGCTTACACGTACATTGTTGCCGCATTAGGTTCAATGGCAACTCTTTTCTATTACATTATGATTTTTATGGGAGGCAGAAGAAACAATTAA
- a CDS encoding conserved hypothetical protein (Evidence 4 : Unknown function but conserved in other organisms) produces the protein MKYFIQNPEIDNQIKEIRKKVRLSMNGVVADTMKERGLIYKQNFGVQTPRLKEIASAYTPNYDLAQRLWALNIRETMILATLLQPIENFTEKNADDWLDNIQNIELAEQTCMNLFAKLPFAKEWSIKRIYSEKLWEQITGFILATRIREKFNFQDINEIVNRAFQLLETEEYHLYKAVSVCLARICRNSKEIKNFIADKIIPYEKSEKKGLRYAFTEITQEISFLDF, from the coding sequence ATGAAATATTTTATTCAAAATCCCGAAATAGATAATCAAATCAAAGAAATCCGAAAAAAAGTCCGGCTTTCGATGAACGGAGTAGTTGCTGATACAATGAAAGAACGAGGATTAATTTACAAACAAAATTTTGGAGTGCAAACTCCGAGACTGAAAGAAATTGCTTCTGCTTATACTCCGAATTACGATTTGGCACAACGACTTTGGGCTTTGAATATCCGTGAAACAATGATTCTCGCTACACTTTTACAGCCCATTGAAAATTTTACAGAAAAAAATGCTGATGATTGGTTAGATAACATTCAAAATATCGAGTTGGCAGAGCAAACGTGTATGAATTTGTTTGCAAAACTTCCGTTTGCCAAAGAGTGGAGCATAAAGCGCATTTATTCCGAAAAATTGTGGGAACAAATAACCGGTTTTATTCTGGCAACAAGAATAAGAGAAAAATTCAATTTTCAGGATATAAATGAAATTGTGAATCGTGCTTTTCAATTACTGGAAACCGAAGAATATCATTTATATAAAGCAGTTTCGGTATGTTTAGCCCGTATTTGCAGAAACAGTAAAGAAATAAAAAATTTTATTGCTGATAAGATAATTCCCTACGAAAAATCCGAGAAAAAAGGATTACGTTATGCTTTTACTGAAATTACACAAGAAATTTCTTTTTTAGATTTTTAA
- a CDS encoding Metallophosphoesterase, which produces MIYFISDAHLGSRMVKNPREHELHLVRWLEKIKTDAEAIYLMGDMFDFWFEYKTVVPKGFVRFLGKLAELSDSGIEIHFFTGNHDIWTFGYLEKEIGLIVHTAPFETEIKGKKFFLAHGDGLSMDDHGFKLLRKIFHSHTAQKLFRLVPPQLGQDFGYAWSKRNRQKILMHYENKFEGEDNEFLVKYAKKYIQTHDVDYLVFGHRHIELNLQISKKSSVIILGDFVDIFSYGVFDGEKFWLENF; this is translated from the coding sequence ATGATATATTTCATTTCCGATGCACATTTGGGTTCTCGTATGGTGAAAAATCCACGCGAGCATGAATTGCATTTGGTACGTTGGTTGGAAAAAATAAAAACCGATGCCGAAGCCATATATCTTATGGGCGATATGTTCGATTTCTGGTTTGAATATAAAACCGTAGTTCCCAAAGGATTTGTTCGCTTTTTAGGAAAATTAGCGGAACTTTCCGACAGCGGCATTGAAATACACTTTTTTACCGGAAACCACGATATTTGGACTTTCGGATATTTAGAAAAAGAGATTGGATTAATTGTACACACAGCCCCATTTGAAACAGAGATAAAAGGAAAGAAGTTTTTTCTTGCCCATGGCGATGGACTTTCAATGGATGATCATGGATTTAAACTTTTAAGGAAAATATTTCATAGCCATACTGCTCAAAAGTTGTTTAGACTAGTTCCTCCCCAACTTGGACAAGATTTTGGTTATGCATGGTCAAAAAGGAACCGGCAGAAAATACTTATGCATTATGAAAATAAATTTGAAGGGGAAGATAATGAATTTTTAGTAAAATACGCAAAAAAATACATTCAAACTCACGATGTTGATTATCTTGTTTTCGGGCATCGCCACATAGAACTAAACCTCCAAATCAGTAAGAAGTCGAGTGTGATTATTCTGGGTGATTTTGTCGATATTTTTTCTTACGGCGTTTTTGACGGTGAAAAGTTTTGGTTGGAGAACTTCTAA
- a CDS encoding Aspartokinase produces MQVLKFGGTSVGSAARMKDVVKLITADEKQKIVVLSAMSGTTNSLVEIADYYHKNNPDGALEKINTLENKYDDVIDELYNTDAKKEEAKKNNRSIFDFIRSFSKNIFTIFEEKAILAQGELLSTNMFQLYLEEIGQDSVXLPALDXMRIDKNAEPDMAFITENLSELLKQNSNKHLYITQGYICRNFYGEIDNLQRGGSDYTASLIGAAVKAEEIQIWTDIDGMXNNDPRFVEGTKPIPFLHFEEAAELAYXGAKILHPTXVLPAKLNNIPVRLLNTMXPTAPGTLISXKSKKGVIEAVAAKDNITAIKIKSGRMLLAHGFMRKVFXIFEKXQTSIDMVTTSEVGVSVTIDNDKKLDEILNDLKKXGTVTVDSDMVIICIVGDMPYENIGFQAKIINALNDIPVRMISYGGSNYNXSVLIKAEDKKKALNELSKALF; encoded by the coding sequence ATGCAAGTATTAAAATTTGGTGGAACTTCAGTAGGTTCGGCTGCACGTATGAAAGACGTGGTTAAACTTATTACAGCCGATGAAAAACAAAAAATCGTGGTTTTGTCGGCAATGTCAGGTACGACCAACAGTTTGGTGGAAATTGCAGATTATTATCATAAAAATAATCCGGACGGCGCACTTGAAAAAATCAATACATTGGAAAATAAGTACGACGATGTGATTGATGAGCTTTACAACACCGACGCGAAAAAAGAAGAAGCGAAAAAAAATAACCGTTCCATTTTTGATTTTATCCGTTCTTTTTCAAAAAACATATTTACCATTTTTGAAGAAAAAGCCATTTTAGCACAAGGAGAGTTGCTTTCTACCAATATGTTTCAGCTTTATTTGGAAGAAATTGGTCAAGATAGCGTCNTNCTTCCGGCTTTGGATTANATGCGTATTGATAAAAATGCAGAGCCCGATATGGCTTTTATCACCGAAAATTTGAGTGAATTGCTGAAACAAAACTCCAATAAACATCTGTATATCACGCAAGGATACATTTGCCGAAATTTTTATGGCGAAATTGATAATCTTCAACGCGGAGGCAGCGATTACACTGCTTCGTTGATAGGCGCTGCCGTAAAAGCCGAAGAAATACAAATTTGGACAGATATTGACGGTATGCANAATAATGACCCGCGCTTTGTNGAAGGAACAAAACCNATTCCATTCCTGCATTTTGAAGAAGCTGCAGAGTTGGCTTATTTNGGAGCAAAAATTCTTCATCCTACATGNGTGTTGCCTGCAAAATTAAACAATATTCCTGTTCGNTTGCTCAATACAATGGANCCAACTGCTCCNGGAACGTTGATTTCAAANAAATCCAAAAAAGGAGTTATTGAAGCTGTTGCGGCAAAAGATAACATTACCGCCATTAAAATAAAATCGGGCAGGATGTTGCTTGCACACGGTTTTATGCGCAAGGTTTTTGANATTTTTGAAAAATANCAAACGTCTATTGATATGGTAACNACTTCNGAAGTGGGAGTTTCTGTAACTATTGATAATGATAAAAAATTGGATGAAATTCTCAATGATTTGAAAAAATTNGGAACGGTTACAGTGGATTCTGATATGGTAATTATCTGTATTGTAGGCGATATGCCGTATGAAAATATCGGTTTCCAAGCTAAAATTATCAATGCGCTNAATGATATTCCTGTTAGAATGATTTCTTAT
- the rarA gene encoding Replication-associated recombination protein A produces MQPLAERMRPKTLDEYIGQKHLVGEGAILRSMIDSGMISSFILWGPPGVGKTTLARIIANQLERPFYTLSAVTSGVKDVRDVIEKAKSAKFFSQANPILFIDEIHRFSKSQQDSLLGAVENGTITLIGATTENPSFEVITPLLSRCQVYVLKPLDEDDLMELAEKTVKTDIELKKRDFVFDEKEALLRYAGGDARKLLNIIELVANSDGTKTVHFTNEIVTNRLQQNPMAFDKDGEMHYDIISAFIKSIRGSDPDAAVYWLARMVAGGEDPKFIARRLVILAAEDIGLANPNALLLANACFDTLHKIGWPEGRIVLSETAIYLAASPKSNSAYLAIDQALSIVEETGNLPVPLHLRNAPTKLMKNLDYGKNYKYAHDFENNFVEQQFLPDKIKNKRIWKVQKNQAESKLGEWLRFLWKGRF; encoded by the coding sequence ATGCAGCCACTTGCGGAAAGAATGCGTCCTAAAACGCTTGATGAATATATCGGACAAAAACATTTGGTAGGCGAAGGCGCTATTCTTCGTTCTATGATTGACTCCGGTATGATTTCATCCTTTATTCTTTGGGGACCTCCCGGAGTAGGAAAAACTACGCTGGCACGCATTATTGCCAATCAATTGGAACGACCTTTCTATACTTTGAGCGCAGTAACTTCAGGAGTAAAAGATGTTCGGGATGTGATTGAAAAAGCAAAATCAGCCAAGTTTTTTTCACAAGCAAATCCCATACTTTTCATTGACGAAATTCATCGTTTCAGCAAATCGCAACAAGATTCGCTGCTTGGAGCTGTAGAAAACGGCACAATCACACTAATTGGCGCCACTACAGAAAATCCGTCGTTTGAAGTAATAACACCATTACTTTCACGTTGTCAGGTGTATGTTTTAAAACCGTTGGACGAAGATGATTTAATGGAATTAGCTGAAAAAACGGTAAAAACAGACATTGAATTGAAAAAGCGTGATTTTGTTTTTGATGAAAAAGAAGCGCTATTGCGCTATGCAGGAGGAGACGCGCGTAAATTACTAAATATCATAGAATTAGTAGCCAATTCAGATGGGACAAAAACAGTTCATTTTACCAATGAAATTGTAACTAACCGACTGCAGCAAAACCCGATGGCTTTTGACAAAGACGGTGAAATGCACTATGATATTATTTCCGCTTTTATCAAATCTATTCGCGGAAGCGATCCCGATGCGGCTGTTTATTGGTTGGCGCGTATGGTTGCCGGCGGTGAAGATCCTAAGTTTATTGCGCGACGCCTGGTAATTTTAGCGGCGGAAGATATCGGACTTGCTAATCCGAATGCACTTTTGCTTGCCAACGCTTGTTTTGACACGCTTCATAAAATCGGTTGGCCCGAAGGAAGAATTGTTCTTTCTGAAACAGCTATTTATTTGGCGGCTTCACCTAAAAGCAATTCCGCTTATCTTGCTATTGATCAAGCGCTTTCCATTGTGGAAGAAACGGGAAATTTGCCGGTACCACTACATTTAAGAAATGCACCAACCAAATTGATGAAAAATTTGGACTACGGCAAAAATTATAAATATGCTCACGATTTTGAAAACAATTTTGTAGAGCAACAATTTTTACCGGACAAAATAAAAAACAAACGTATTTGGAAAGTACAAAAAAATCAAGCGGAAAGCAAACTTGGAGAATGGCTCAGGTTTTTATGGAAAGGACGTTTTTAG